From the Cryptomeria japonica chromosome 2, Sugi_1.0, whole genome shotgun sequence genome, one window contains:
- the LOC131873676 gene encoding uncharacterized protein LOC131873676, which translates to MVDAITICGAGFKAPSESDLRGPILSQMVDDVKKDLDEQRHIWSTKGCTIMTDGWTDRRNRTLLNFLVSSAGGTVFIKSIDASAHCKNATYLCEQIEEVIEDVGEENVVQVVTDNAANYVAAGRLLMERHPSIVWTPCVAHCIDLMLEDIGKIPWVKRCVERARNVCKFVYNHSWVLALMRQYTEQKELHRPGITRFATNFLTLQSMLRSKPALRRMIVGEEWSSSSYATTPARIEMADCIFDEQGFWVPCDEIVKFVKPLVVLLRVADGDKPAMGYIYEGMDRAKEAINSSMEQMRAKKPKNQKIPKIFLSQYVESVASSRLSAIRRFPIPTEVEFAAVSQAAV; encoded by the exons atggttgatgccattaccatatgcggggcggggttcaaagcccctagtgagagtgatttgaggggacccattttgtctcaaatggtggatgatgtgaaaaaggatttagatgaacaacgccacatatggagcactaaaggttgcaccatcatgactgatggttggacggataggagaaatagaactctccttaattttcttgtttcttccgcag ggggcaccgttttcatcaagtccattgatgcctccgcccattgcaagaatgccacctacctatgtgagcagatagaggaggtgattgaagatgtgggtgaggagaacgtggtacaggtggtgaccgacaatgcagcaaattatgttgctgcgg gtagactattgatggagaggcacccatctatagtttggactccatgtgttgctcattgcattgacctcatgttggaggatattggaaaaatcccatgggtcaagagatgtgtagaaagggcaagaaatgtctgcaaatttgtatataatcattcatgggtgttggctcttatgagacaatacacagagcaaaaggagttgcatcgtccaggaatcacaagatttgccacaaacttcctcacattgcagtccatgcttaggtctaaacctgccttgagacgtatgattgttggtgaggagtggtcttcctcatcctatgctaccacccctgcaaggatagagatggcagactgcatttttgatgagcaaggcttttgggtcccttgtgatgagatagtgaag tttgttaagcccttggtggttttgttgcgagttgcggatggagataagcccgcaatgggctatatatatgagggcatggatagggcaaaGGAGGCCATCAATTCGTCTATGgagcagatgagagcaa AAAAgccaaaaaatcagaaaataccaaaaatatttctgAGTCAGTATGTCGAGTCGGTCGCTTCATCAAGATTGTCCGCAATCCGACGTTTTCCAATTCCAACGGAGGTTGAGTTTGCAGCTGTATCTCAAGCAGCTGTCTGA